Proteins from one Portunus trituberculatus isolate SZX2019 chromosome 38, ASM1759143v1, whole genome shotgun sequence genomic window:
- the LOC123515095 gene encoding mucin-5AC-like encodes MTPKPLLPWLALLLLRLLLLLLPLQADPLHGGVTAVDSAPPLDQSADPERASMSLRLLDAFIRRPRQIRFKSSYLELPDVLRDLVGIKGLGHLSYFVQVDVPVTPPTSKALDRLPAGTKTYFPPYVSLLGTPAINQTTTEGPQHSSAASKTLAPSQAMDKQSGFGGLAVIPVKNISQVTDNKLDALLSTSTVSTSLGTDSGPFPTPSLAARLQNVSYSTSEISWHPQSFNFLHSSPLGVSSSPPHTIKVASSSQTITIPALTTTTTSITPAPQTAFVTTTPSTLSHLPLSPTPSFSSSSSFLSSYFFSIFSSTTPSPLTGNTSSSPPAVGSSRTVNLTPGNFSLRKTHTTTPRPHQAAPPPPLVSTTPTSTSLSSHLPAKYPPPVKSNSTASSFPLIKKHSSALKSFTLPSTSSPSSKSFAFPSPPSYSSLKSRAPTSKSSPPSVHSVTHSVTTVPSKHAVKYAKFTPTSSVVKSVKVLTSPSTSPAQSPPSQSPRTLRTTSRPRVIHSNQSSKTASGSDSGNHSPRRPSLRPPTHLASSASTTSSPLPPVRTPSPSALPTQPSKSSSRSSRLLNNFFSKSSHPSLPSSSSSHLLTQTRALPSLSSLPSLKHPTEPSAFSVPSSKLRPTPTETNPKTFSSTSTQVTQSPQGWKRGRVVEVGGNVKSKVGGAEGTGRKGGTGEGGKGGREGKRGGGTDGQGGKEGKAGKRTLGDIIRDRKSFLRRLKGGSKGVDNVDRVSRLEKLQIRNKSGKGNRTLDDRLGVALSALRTTPKPEDRTRPPDGDTDNDPVVPERGSADLQKLRSIPHTAFVCPDTSEAGYFADRETGCQVFHVCWQKRRATFLCPAGTLFNQRLQVCDWSYNVDCDVTLEVPWPVLV; translated from the exons ATGACCCCCAAGCCGCTGCTCCCCTGGCTCGCCCTCCTGCTGCTGCGCCTTCTTCTgctgctccttcctcttcagGCTG ATCCACTGCATGGGGGAGTGACAGCGGTTGATTCGGCCCCTCCTTTAGACCAGTCAGCTGACCCTGAACGCGCCTCCATGTCCCTACGCCTTCTGGACGCCTTCATTAGG AGGCCAAGACAAATCCGATTCAAGAGTTCCTACCTGGAATTACCTGACGTGTTGCGAGACCTGGTGGGCATCAAAGGACTCGGGCACCTGTCTTACTTTGTACAGGTGGATGTGCCCGTCACGCCGCCCACCAGCAAAGCCCTGGACAGGCTCCCCGCAGGCACCAAGACCTACTTCCCTCCCTACGTTTCGCTGCTCGGCACTCCGGCTATCAACCAAACCACCACAGAAGGGCCACAACACTCCTCCGCCGCCTCTAAAACTTTAGCTCCCTCACAGGCCATGGACAAGCAGAGTGGGTTTGGAGGCCTTGCCGTCATCCCTGTCAAAAACATTTCCCAAGTAACCGACAACAAACTCGATGCTCTACTCTCTACCTCGACTGTTTCTACCTCACTTGGGACGGACAGTGGACCCTTCCCCACTCCCAGCTTGGCGGCGCGACTTCAAAATGTTTCATATTCTACTTCTGAGATCTCTTGGCACCCTCAGTCTTTTAATTTCCTGCATTCTTCCCCGCTGGGAGTGTCTTCATCTCCGCCTCACACTATTAAAGTCGCCTCATCATCACAGACGATCACAATACctgctctcaccaccaccaccacatccatcaCTCCTGCTCCTCAGACTGCCttcgtcaccaccacaccctccacTTTATCACACCTACCCTTATCACCAACGCCATCCTTCTCATCCTCGTCTTCGTTTCTATCAAGctactttttctccattttctcgaGCACCACACCTTCGCCTCTCACTGGGAATACTTCGAGCTCTCCTCCTGCAGTAGGTTCTTCACGCACTGTTAACTTGACGCCAGGTAACTTCTCCCTCCGtaagacacacaccacaacccCGCGGCCTCACCAAgcagcgccgccaccaccgctggtatcaacaacaccaacatcaaccTCATTATCGTCTCATTTACCTGCCAAATATCCTCCTCCAGTCAAATCCAATTCCACTGCATCTTCATTTCCCTTAATTAAAAAACATTCTTCAGCGCTCAAATCATTTACGCTCCCCTCTACGTCCTCCCCTTCTTCAAAGTCATTTGCATTCCCCTCGCCGCCTTCATATTCCTCCCTCAAGTCACGCGCACCGACCTCCAAATCCTCCCCTCCTTCAGTTCACTCGGTCACACACTCAGTCACGACGGTCCCCTCAAAGCATGCTGTTAAATACGCGAAGTTTACACCCACCTCTTCTGTTGTTAAGTCAGTCAAAGTACTCACCTCGCCCTCCACCTCCCCGGCGCAGTCCCCTCCCTCGCAGTCTCCTCGAACTCTACGAACAACCTCGCGTCCTAGAGTCATTCATTCCAACCAATCTTCTAAAACAGCTTCAGGGAGCGACTCAGGCAATCACTCACCCAGACGCCCCTCGCTGCGCCCGCCCACACATCTTGCTTCATCAGCTTCCACCACTTCAAGTCCTCTTCCTCCCGTGCGCACTCCCTCGCCATCCGCCCTACCCACACAGCCCTCCAAGTCCTCTTCACGCTCATCTCGGCTTCTTAATAACTTCTTCTCCAAATCATCACATCCTTCCCTGCCCAGTagctcttcctctcatctcttgaCTCAGACGAGAGCTCTCCCGTCCCTGTCTTCTCTACCGTCACTCAAACACCCCACAGAGCCCTCAGCCTTTAGTGTGCCATCCTCAAAGCTAAGACCCACACCTACGGAGACTAATCCAAAGACCTTTTCCAGCACTTCAACACAGGTAACCCAGTCTCCTCAGGGCTGGAAGCGGGGAAGAGTTGTAGAAGTTGGAGGAAATGTCAAAAGCAAAGTAGGGGGAGCAGAAGGGACAGGAAGAAAAGgcggaacaggggaaggaggaaaaggaggaagagaaggtaaacgTGGAGGAGGTACGGATGGCCAAGGTGGTAAGGAAGGTAAGGCTGGGAAAAGAACACTTGGGGACATAATACGAGACAGAAAGTCATTCCTTAGAAGACTAAAGGGCGGGAGTAAAGGTGTAGATAACGTAGATCGAGTTAGCAGATTAGAAAAGTTACAAATAAGGAATAAATCGGGCAAGGGAAACAGAACATTAGATGACAGACTGGGCGTTGCTTTGTCTGCTTTGAGGACGACGCCAAAACCCGAGGACAGGACGCGACCTCCTGACGGCGACACAGACAACGACCCTGTTGTACCCGAGCGAGGCAGTGCAGACCTCCAGAAGCTGCGCTCCATCCCCCACACTGCCTTCGTTTGCCCCGACACGAGCGAGGCTGGCTACTTTGCTGACCGCGAGACAGGATGTCAG GTGTTCCACGTGTGCTGGCAGAAGAGAAGAGCCACATTCCTGTGTCCCGCTGGCACGCTCTTCAATCAACGGCTGCAGGTGTGTGACTGGAGCTACAACGTGGATTGTGACGTGACACTTGAGGTTCCCTGGCCTGTGTTAGTGTAG